A stretch of Dysidea avara chromosome 5, odDysAvar1.4, whole genome shotgun sequence DNA encodes these proteins:
- the LOC136256714 gene encoding uncharacterized protein codes for MSARTTRGIRIDFKELCAVNIPRSTRLKRKSSHHENADTTLYPVTVISDSSERVRIHYIGYGSQHDEWRNKGDILPVTSPCLTTEKFDLHQELAVKVKSSLLGGRKSNPAVKITMSYDLDTFNEGLGRCGYVTKTVRGVKHYKIQQYNELDHILGPNWHYRGINAAGDFCYVVPESIEYYLNRHRGIVHYVPDENCKPVRTIMPHGYSLTFKYVRADGTPSEFGKNNSIFKS; via the exons ATGTCTGCCAGAACAACTAGAGGAATACGGATAGACTTTAAAGAGCTCTGCGCTGTAAACATTCCTCG GTCCACCCGACTCAAACGTAAGAGCAGCCACCATGAGAATGCTGACACAACACTGTACCCAGTTACAGTGATCTCTGATTCAAGTGAACGTGTTCGCATCCATTATATTGGCTATGGATCACAACATGATGAATGGAGGAACAAAGGTGATATTTTACCTGTAACATCTCCCTGTCTAACCACTGAGAAGTTTGATTTGCATCAAGAGTTAGCAGTGAAAGTAAAATCTTCATTACTAGGTGGAAGAAAATCAAATCCTGCAGTGAAAATAACTATGTCGTACGACTTGGATACCTTCAACGAAGGTCTAGGAAGATGTGGCTATGTGACCAAAACTGTTAGAGGTGTCAAGCATtacaaaatacaacaatataATGAGCTTGACCATATATTAGGACCTAATTGGCACTACCGTGGAATTAATGCTGCTGGTGACTTTTGCTATGTGGTGCCAGAGTCCATAGAGTACTATTTGAATCGGCACAGAGGCATTGTACATTATGTACCAGATGAGAACTGTAAGCCTGTTAGAACAATTATGCCACATGGGTACTCATTAACTTTCAAATATGTACGAGCAGATGGTACACCATCTGAATTTGGAAAAAATAATAGTATATTCAAGTCTTaa
- the LOC136256712 gene encoding zinc-regulated GTPase metalloprotein activator 1-like → MAEDSSDEDCPQLVPLPPTPAHGKIPITIITGFLGAGKTTLLNYILTEQHNKRIAVILNEFGEGSAIEKSLAIGEQGQLYEEWLELRNGCLCCSVKDVGVKAIENLMQKKGRQFDYVLLETTGLADPVPIVNMFWMDEQLCSDLYLDGVVTMVDAKYCLQQLEGNEASQATQQISLADIIIVNKKDLVPNRAHLDKLLDKIRNINGLAKLIETERSRVLLDHILNLHSYDVNEKQLATVAMATPANPNHLQDMSTVTIEITADVVEDKFDKWLEEILWEKTLCNRHNGQPMRIIRMKGMLSLVDNPHRIIVQAVNELVEKITTSLEWATDDRFIRMIFIGRHLDRDTLYSNFMSSCQPVTVR, encoded by the exons GTGCTGGCAAGACTACCCTACTAAACTACATATTAACTGAACAGCACAACAAGAGGATTGCTGTGATCCTAAATGAGTTTGGAGAAG GTAGTGCTATAGAGAAGTCGCTAGCAATTGGAGAACAAGGTCAATTGTATGAGGAGTGGTTGGAGCTTAGGAATGGATGTCTCTGCTGCTCtgtaaa AGATGTTGGAGTGAAGGCCATTGAGAACTTGATGCAGAAGAAAGGAAGACAGTTTGACTATGTCCTTCTGGAGACTACCGGACTAGCTGATCCTG TTCCTATAGTTAACATGTTCTGGATGGATGAGCAGTTGTGTAGTGACCTTTACCTTGATGGGGTCGTTACTATGGTGGATGCCAAGTATTGTCTACAG CAATTGGAAGGTAATGAAGCCAGTCAAGCTACCCA ACAGATCAGTTTGGCTGATATAATAATTGTGAATAAGAAAGACCTTGTTCCAAATAGAGCACATCTTGACAAGTTACTTGATAAAATAAG GAACATTAATGGATTAGCTAAACTAATAGAGACTGAGAGATCAAG GGTGTTACTTGACCACATACTAAACCTTCACTCTTATGATGTCAATGAAAAACAGCTGGCAACTGTTGCCATGGCTACACCAGCAAATCCAAACCATCTCCAG GACATGTCAACGGTTACCATAGAGATTACAGCAGATGTTGTAGAAGACAAGTTTGACAAGTGGCTAGAA GAGATATTATGGGAGAAGACACTGTGTAATAGACACAATGGTCAACCAATGAGAATTATTAGAATGAAG GGCATGTTATCGCTAGTGGACAACCCTCACAGGATCATTGTACAAGCTGTCAATGAGTTAGTGGAGAAGATAACAACCAGTTTGGAGTGGGCTACTGATGATAGGTTTATTAGGATGATTTTCATTG GTCGTCATTTGGACAGAGACACACTATATTCTAATTTTATGTCGTCATGTCAACCAGTGACAGTTAGATGA